A portion of the Actomonas aquatica genome contains these proteins:
- a CDS encoding FecR family protein: MSDSESNSSSAEAAAARWMAARDRGFTPAEQDAYLQWLSEDPTHGAEIARLSRAWDRLEALHQWSPNHSTKPNADLLLPRHRRSRWRRRIVFGSALAATLAVVLSLLSLRDPAPVSDESGVIMHPAPRRLTLEDGSLIELNTSARVEVDFTPSVRAVRLVQGEAHFIVAKNPHRPFVVQVGDYRVRAVGTAFNIALAPEDVSVLVTEGEVQLKETTASLATAPLVPSLRVGQEARLSPTLPAGFEVAELSPAEMEARLAWHSLRLEFTGTPLREVIAEFNRYNRRQLVLADAATGNMVIGGTFRADNVEAFVRLLDLGFDIQARNEGDTLVLSRR; this comes from the coding sequence ATGTCCGACTCCGAGTCCAACTCCTCTTCGGCCGAAGCCGCCGCCGCCAGATGGATGGCCGCGCGCGATCGTGGTTTCACCCCGGCGGAACAGGACGCCTACTTGCAATGGCTCAGTGAAGACCCGACCCACGGAGCCGAGATCGCCCGCCTCTCCCGGGCTTGGGATCGATTGGAAGCCCTCCACCAGTGGAGCCCCAACCACAGCACCAAACCCAACGCCGACCTGCTCCTCCCGCGCCACCGCCGTTCCCGCTGGCGCCGGCGCATCGTTTTTGGCTCCGCCCTCGCGGCCACCCTGGCCGTCGTGCTCAGCCTGCTCTCCCTACGTGACCCCGCCCCCGTCTCCGACGAATCCGGCGTCATCATGCACCCGGCGCCCCGCCGCCTCACTCTCGAGGACGGTTCCCTCATCGAGCTGAACACCTCCGCCCGGGTGGAAGTCGACTTCACGCCGTCCGTCCGCGCCGTGCGTCTCGTGCAAGGCGAAGCCCACTTCATCGTAGCCAAGAACCCCCACCGTCCCTTCGTCGTCCAAGTCGGCGACTACCGCGTGCGCGCCGTCGGCACCGCCTTCAACATCGCCCTCGCTCCCGAGGACGTGTCCGTGCTCGTCACCGAGGGCGAAGTGCAGCTCAAGGAAACAACCGCCTCTCTGGCCACCGCCCCCCTCGTGCCTTCGCTGCGCGTCGGCCAGGAAGCCCGCCTTTCGCCCACGCTGCCGGCCGGTTTCGAGGTGGCCGAACTCTCCCCCGCCGAAATGGAAGCCCGGCTGGCCTGGCATTCCCTGCGTCTCGAATTCACCGGCACCCCGCTGCGCGAGGTCATCGCCGAATTTAACCGCTACAACCGTCGGCAACTCGTCCTCGCCGACGCCGCCACCGGCAACATGGTGATCGGCGGCACCTTCCGCGCCGACAACGTCGAGGCTTTCGTGCGCCTGCTGGATCTCGGTTTCGACATCCAAGCCCGCAACGAAGGCGACACGCTCGTGCTCAGCCGCCGCTGA
- a CDS encoding DUF6265 family protein, with product MKLTRLLTQHLPLILLVAVASVRADDPVAHDAGAFESPEVLRAADAPAIPPPATLADLAWLVGAWQGALDDNHQEAYVFPAAAGQLPGFARGWTPSGGFLFSEANTFVEIDGTLEYRVKHFTPEFHGVEPRDGYERHRLLAHTGNTWFFENITFRRDDDHHHTVAVRIQADTPQEFIIMVRQRRVTAPSAIPPLVAATVPSTR from the coding sequence ATGAAACTTACCCGCCTCCTCACTCAACACCTCCCGTTAATCCTCCTGGTCGCCGTCGCTAGCGTGCGCGCCGACGACCCCGTCGCGCACGACGCCGGCGCCTTTGAATCCCCCGAAGTGCTGCGCGCCGCCGACGCCCCGGCGATCCCGCCTCCAGCCACTCTCGCCGATCTCGCTTGGCTGGTCGGCGCCTGGCAGGGGGCTTTGGACGACAACCATCAGGAGGCCTACGTTTTTCCCGCCGCCGCCGGCCAACTCCCGGGGTTCGCCCGCGGCTGGACTCCGAGCGGCGGATTCCTCTTCAGCGAAGCCAATACCTTCGTCGAAATCGACGGCACCCTCGAATATCGGGTAAAACACTTCACGCCGGAATTTCACGGCGTCGAACCGCGCGACGGTTATGAACGCCATCGTCTGCTCGCTCACACCGGCAACACGTGGTTTTTCGAAAACATCACCTTCCGCCGCGACGATGATCACCATCACACCGTGGCGGTTCGCATCCAGGCCGATACCCCGCAGGAGTTCATCATCATGGTGCGCCAGCGCCGCGTGACCGCCCCCAGCGCGATACCGCCATTGGTCGCAGCCACCGTGCCTTCCACCCGCTGA
- a CDS encoding FG-GAP-like repeat-containing protein has product MKRPPRPSIFSPISLLLGILSGACLHAALPHAQPFAPRSGDASAPTFTALPPEHTGIAQTNAYDDPRMWAERHTEYAIGAMGSGIAVGDFDHDGRPDLFINSKLESGRLYRNLGDFRFEDVTTAAGVGDDSGEWKQGAAFVDVDNDGWLDLYVCRFGAPNQLFINQRDGTFREEAAARGVAVVDASGMANFADYDRDGWIDFYLQTNLYDARTSIAGQPDRLFRNRGDGTFTEVTAAAGLSTAPSQGHSATWWDYDEDGFLDLYVANDFSPPDHLYRNNGDGTFTDVIDESVPHTPFSSMGSDLGDVNNDGHIDLFVADMAGTTYEFTQRGLADTRSQQDPAQNEDRSTAAQQLSNVLYLGTGSRRVLEAAHLAGLEGTDWTWSPRFADLDNDGDLDLFITNGMDREQNNLDLIERKLTTANLYDRIRLTKASPVLRQRNLVYANHGDLQFEDVGAAWGLDHLGVSFGSALADFDNDGDLDLVYVNFQGPPTVLRNDAPTGNAVIIDLRGGGQNRYGLGVRVELVTASGTQVRQLTSARGYLSTSEPALHFGLGADERIETLRVYWQANAPDEFHDLSANHRYTVTGTTTPGTADVPVGPPQPLFTTTSARLNLAITQPEESREGTVDQPLLPFRFNRRGPALAVGDINGDGTDELFFGATTQRGLRLAWLTGERYQYPDLGPLGTPPPINAGPVLVFDANGDGADDLLLTAGGAALPAEEPEYEPQLWLNRGNGGLDPAPAGFLPSLPLSVGAAVAADFDRDGRLDLFLGARLFPGYYPEAPTSALLLQRDDRLADVTDTFAPDLRAPGLVTSALASDIDADGWIDLIVALEWGEVRCFRNEQGQRLVDATRELGFDRAGTGLWSSLASADFNADGRPDYVLGNHGRNSLLRASPAQPLHLFSGRFARRGDPQLVLAIWDQDRLVPVLSRNELARAITEVRRRFPSNDRYAAASLTEILGADALAAATVYRATELRSGVLLSQPDGRYTFTPLPPLAQLAPLQGMATGDFDHDGHTDLLFAANDYAPIPAVGSFDSSLGGLLRGDGQGGFTFMPSFDSGISIPGAARALALTDFNRDGFADAVVTRNDATTLAFRATSPANSRPLAVRLHGRGGNPHAIGAAVSLVVKGQTQQRFEIHAGSGQISQSTSTVFFALPIDLPADAHLQIRWPSGTTVNVPLPATGPYLDLHE; this is encoded by the coding sequence ATGAAGCGCCCTCCCCGCCCCTCCATTTTCTCTCCCATCAGCCTGCTGCTCGGCATCTTGAGTGGCGCCTGCCTGCACGCCGCCCTGCCCCACGCCCAACCCTTCGCCCCACGCTCCGGCGACGCCTCCGCGCCCACCTTCACCGCCCTGCCCCCCGAGCACACCGGCATCGCCCAAACCAACGCCTACGACGACCCGCGCATGTGGGCCGAGCGCCACACCGAATACGCCATCGGCGCCATGGGCAGCGGCATCGCCGTGGGCGACTTCGACCACGACGGCCGCCCCGATCTCTTCATCAACAGCAAACTCGAATCCGGTCGCCTCTACCGCAACCTCGGCGACTTCCGCTTCGAGGACGTCACCACCGCCGCCGGCGTCGGCGACGACAGCGGCGAGTGGAAACAGGGCGCGGCCTTTGTCGACGTCGACAACGATGGTTGGCTCGACCTTTACGTCTGCCGTTTCGGCGCGCCCAACCAGCTCTTCATCAACCAGCGCGACGGCACCTTCCGCGAGGAAGCCGCCGCCCGCGGCGTCGCCGTCGTCGACGCCTCCGGCATGGCCAACTTCGCCGACTACGATCGCGACGGCTGGATCGACTTCTACCTCCAGACCAACCTCTACGACGCCCGCACGAGCATCGCCGGCCAGCCCGACCGCCTCTTCCGCAACCGCGGCGACGGCACCTTCACCGAGGTCACTGCCGCCGCCGGTCTCAGCACCGCTCCCTCCCAAGGCCATTCCGCCACGTGGTGGGACTACGACGAGGACGGTTTCCTAGACCTCTACGTCGCCAACGACTTTTCCCCGCCCGACCACCTGTATCGAAACAATGGTGACGGCACCTTCACCGACGTCATCGACGAGTCCGTGCCGCACACCCCGTTTTCCTCCATGGGCTCCGATCTCGGTGACGTGAACAACGACGGCCACATCGACCTCTTCGTCGCCGACATGGCCGGCACCACCTACGAGTTCACCCAACGCGGTCTCGCCGACACCCGTTCCCAACAAGACCCGGCCCAGAACGAGGACCGCAGCACCGCTGCCCAACAACTCAGCAACGTGCTCTACCTCGGCACCGGCAGCCGCCGCGTCTTGGAAGCCGCCCATCTCGCCGGCCTCGAAGGCACCGACTGGACCTGGTCCCCCCGCTTCGCCGACCTCGATAACGACGGTGACCTCGACCTGTTCATCACCAACGGCATGGACCGCGAGCAGAACAACCTCGATCTCATCGAGCGGAAGCTCACCACCGCCAACCTCTACGACCGCATCCGCCTCACCAAGGCCAGCCCCGTCCTCCGCCAACGCAATCTCGTCTACGCCAACCACGGCGACCTGCAGTTCGAAGACGTCGGCGCCGCGTGGGGCCTCGATCACCTCGGCGTCAGCTTCGGCTCCGCCCTCGCCGACTTCGACAACGACGGCGACCTCGACCTCGTCTACGTCAATTTCCAAGGGCCGCCCACCGTCCTGCGCAACGACGCCCCCACCGGCAACGCCGTCATCATCGACCTCCGCGGCGGCGGACAAAACCGCTACGGCCTCGGTGTTCGCGTCGAACTCGTCACCGCCTCCGGCACCCAAGTCCGCCAACTCACCTCCGCCCGCGGTTACCTCTCCACCAGTGAACCCGCCCTCCATTTCGGCCTCGGAGCCGACGAGCGCATCGAAACCCTCCGCGTCTACTGGCAAGCCAACGCTCCGGACGAGTTCCACGACCTCTCGGCCAACCACCGCTACACCGTCACCGGGACTACCACCCCTGGGACCGCCGACGTCCCCGTCGGCCCTCCCCAGCCTCTTTTCACCACGACGTCTGCCCGCCTCAACCTAGCCATCACCCAACCCGAAGAGTCCCGCGAGGGCACCGTCGACCAACCCCTGCTGCCCTTCCGCTTCAACCGCCGCGGCCCCGCCCTCGCAGTCGGCGATATCAACGGCGACGGCACCGACGAACTCTTCTTCGGCGCCACCACCCAACGTGGCCTCCGTCTCGCGTGGCTCACCGGCGAGCGCTACCAATATCCCGACCTCGGCCCCCTCGGCACGCCCCCGCCCATCAACGCCGGCCCGGTGCTCGTCTTCGATGCCAACGGCGACGGCGCCGACGACCTGCTCCTCACCGCCGGCGGTGCCGCTCTGCCCGCCGAAGAACCGGAATACGAACCGCAACTCTGGCTCAACCGCGGCAACGGCGGCCTCGATCCCGCCCCCGCCGGCTTCCTGCCTTCGCTGCCGCTGAGCGTTGGTGCCGCCGTCGCCGCCGATTTCGACCGCGACGGCCGCCTCGACCTCTTCCTCGGCGCCCGCCTCTTCCCCGGTTACTACCCCGAAGCCCCCACCAGCGCCCTGCTCCTCCAACGCGATGACCGTCTCGCCGACGTAACCGATACCTTCGCGCCCGACCTCCGCGCCCCCGGCCTCGTCACCAGCGCGCTCGCCAGCGACATCGATGCCGATGGCTGGATCGACCTCATCGTCGCGCTCGAGTGGGGCGAGGTGCGCTGCTTCCGTAACGAGCAAGGTCAACGCCTTGTCGATGCCACCCGCGAATTGGGTTTCGACCGCGCCGGCACCGGCCTCTGGTCCTCCCTCGCCAGCGCCGACTTCAACGCCGACGGCCGCCCCGACTACGTGCTCGGCAACCACGGCCGCAACAGCCTGCTGCGCGCCAGCCCCGCCCAACCACTGCACCTCTTCTCCGGCCGCTTCGCCCGCCGCGGCGACCCGCAACTCGTGCTCGCCATCTGGGACCAGGACCGACTCGTCCCCGTGCTCAGTCGCAACGAACTCGCCCGCGCCATCACCGAGGTGCGCCGCCGCTTCCCCTCCAACGATCGTTACGCCGCCGCCTCCCTCACCGAGATCCTCGGCGCCGACGCCCTCGCCGCCGCCACCGTTTACCGCGCCACCGAACTGCGCAGCGGCGTGCTCCTCAGCCAGCCGGACGGTCGCTACACCTTCACCCCGCTCCCGCCCCTCGCCCAACTCGCCCCGCTCCAGGGTATGGCCACCGGCGACTTCGACCACGACGGCCACACCGACCTGCTCTTCGCCGCCAACGACTACGCCCCCATCCCCGCCGTCGGCAGTTTCGACAGCAGCCTCGGCGGCCTGCTGCGCGGCGACGGCCAAGGCGGCTTCACCTTCATGCCATCTTTCGACAGCGGCATCAGCATCCCCGGCGCCGCCCGCGCCCTCGCGCTCACCGACTTCAACCGCGATGGGTTTGCCGATGCCGTCGTGACCCGCAACGACGCCACCACGCTCGCCTTTCGCGCCACCTCCCCAGCCAATTCCCGCCCCCTCGCCGTCCGCCTGCACGGTCGCGGCGGCAATCCTCACGCCATCGGCGCCGCCGTTTCCCTCGTGGTCAAAGGTCAGACCCAACAACGCTTCGAAATTCACGCGGGCAGCGGCCAGATTTCTCAGTCCACCTCGACCGTGTTTTTTGCGCTGCCCATCGACCTCCCCGCCGATGCACACCTGCAGATCCGCTGGCCTTCCGGCACCACGGTCAACGTCCCCCTTCCCGCCACTGGCCCCTATCTCGATCTTCACGAATAA
- a CDS encoding TonB-dependent receptor plug domain-containing protein produces MKPTKSNTLLAALALAGACSLSAQTAPAASDELDMDETIVLSPFEVTASDENGYVATETLAGTRIRTDLRDVGSAISVVTKEFLQDVGATDNASLLQYTTNTEVSGTLGTYTGLGNGAVLNETSRLLAPNTVNRVRGLSAAENTRDYFVSDIPWDSYNTDRVDIQRGPNSILFGLGKPAGIINASLANASFRDAGQVDFRVGSNASIRASFNVNKEVIDDVFAVRVAGVWDSQKYRQKPAFEDDERGYVALRFDPKLFGDSAHTSIKFKYENGEITANRPRVVTPQDSVSPWFRSSTVSDANPFGGMDKVTVPDPFTSFAEYSNSGGDYYNPWFSGANLNAQQPFWLIDGDSGTVLDARSGFINNGARNADGTTRGRADGIIGRLYPAPFVSVGTLNGAANNLNLPLASYGQYRAEYIKDPGLFDFYNVLIDGDNKREWQEWDAYNLDLSQTALNDRVGIQLSYDKQEYSRGGESFLGYNPTISVDVLESWDDLSPNPNVGRPFVTSGAGGTGSKYTSEREYYRASVFGELRGSDFLERDSFLAKLFGKHRVNAVFSSEDFVTESRSWNRKANDQAWAAFAHGGDGSTQPFTDRVPAGIIYIGDSLLNVGSASAANIGGINGNIDLNSSNVLVFDTTWNSNVAFDSPWTVPANLDPMFSDDFPADQPSYYQNSNPANYVGWRQQGLYMWSYDNGADPRLVTSARLGQRETESTAISWQGFLWNDAIVTTLGWRSDEVKSRDDTARASGYRATLNLTPGQGSDYGLPTDYAPDRILEDESISGGIVLHVNRLFGDRDPLPLNVSLTYNKSSNFEVGNVRNDIYGNPIDNPSGETKDYGILLSTKDGRFSLRAVKYESSVKLDRTDLSSWNIGSTVSNGLMWRNIFLYDLSAYDWSTRDQYSYRNHASNAFPIDGDPSLPYHVEEYSPEELALEDQMIGRWNEIQAWLDSKGFFEAWNFEPVALSDLTLRSIYEADPAAHTPSDTSRVTTYSPSAPANFAVTADTLTKGYEFELTANPTPNWRVAFNASQTKAYRNNVGGETINEWVEYMDSMLLDSTASNGYSPAGNLPRWGGLGGAIGPSIYAPWRAEYVRMKLQEGTAVPELREWSFRFVTNYTFKEGFLKDVSVGGSYRWQDEVAIGYPLVPIDAATYGFDLDNPIMGPSEDAIDLWASYSRKLTEKIDWKIQLNVRNAFAGKELIPVSIQPDNSTIAGVRIAPSQDWFLTNTFSF; encoded by the coding sequence ATGAAACCTACTAAATCCAACACCCTGTTAGCCGCCCTGGCTCTTGCCGGGGCCTGCTCGCTATCGGCGCAAACCGCGCCAGCTGCGTCGGATGAACTCGATATGGATGAGACCATCGTGCTCTCCCCGTTCGAAGTCACCGCTTCCGATGAAAATGGTTACGTCGCCACCGAGACTCTCGCTGGCACCCGCATCCGCACTGACCTGCGCGACGTTGGCTCCGCCATTTCCGTCGTCACCAAAGAATTCCTGCAGGACGTCGGTGCCACCGACAACGCCTCCCTGCTGCAATACACCACCAATACCGAGGTCTCGGGCACCCTCGGCACCTACACCGGTCTCGGTAACGGCGCCGTCCTCAACGAGACCAGCCGCCTGCTCGCCCCCAACACGGTCAACCGTGTGCGTGGTCTGAGTGCGGCCGAAAACACCCGCGACTACTTCGTGTCGGACATCCCCTGGGATTCCTACAACACCGATCGCGTCGACATCCAGCGCGGTCCGAACTCGATCCTCTTCGGTCTCGGTAAGCCCGCCGGTATCATCAACGCTTCGCTCGCCAACGCCAGCTTCCGCGATGCCGGCCAAGTCGACTTCCGCGTCGGCTCCAACGCCTCCATCCGCGCCAGCTTCAACGTCAACAAAGAGGTCATCGACGACGTCTTTGCCGTTCGCGTGGCCGGCGTCTGGGACAGCCAAAAATACCGCCAAAAGCCGGCCTTCGAGGACGACGAACGCGGTTACGTGGCCCTGCGTTTCGACCCGAAGCTCTTCGGCGACTCCGCTCATACCAGCATCAAGTTCAAGTATGAGAATGGTGAGATCACGGCCAACCGCCCCCGCGTGGTCACCCCGCAGGACTCGGTCTCTCCGTGGTTCCGCTCCTCCACCGTTTCCGACGCCAATCCCTTCGGTGGTATGGATAAGGTCACGGTCCCGGATCCCTTCACCTCCTTCGCCGAATACTCCAACTCCGGCGGCGACTACTACAATCCGTGGTTCAGTGGAGCCAACCTCAACGCCCAGCAGCCCTTCTGGCTGATTGATGGCGACAGCGGCACCGTCCTCGACGCTCGCTCCGGCTTCATCAACAACGGCGCTCGTAACGCCGATGGCACCACCCGCGGTCGCGCCGACGGTATCATCGGTCGCCTCTACCCGGCTCCGTTCGTGTCGGTCGGCACCCTCAACGGCGCCGCCAACAATCTGAACCTCCCGCTCGCTTCCTATGGTCAGTATCGCGCGGAGTATATCAAGGACCCCGGCCTCTTCGACTTCTACAACGTCCTTATCGATGGCGATAACAAGCGTGAGTGGCAGGAGTGGGACGCCTACAACCTCGACCTCTCGCAGACCGCCCTCAACGACCGCGTCGGTATCCAGCTCAGCTACGACAAGCAGGAATACTCCCGCGGTGGTGAGTCCTTCCTCGGCTACAACCCGACCATCTCCGTCGACGTGTTGGAATCATGGGATGACCTCTCTCCCAACCCCAACGTCGGTCGTCCGTTCGTGACCTCCGGCGCCGGTGGGACGGGCTCCAAATACACCAGCGAGCGTGAATACTACCGCGCCTCGGTCTTCGGTGAACTCCGCGGCTCCGACTTCCTCGAGCGCGACAGCTTCCTCGCCAAGCTCTTCGGCAAACACCGCGTAAATGCCGTGTTCAGCTCCGAGGATTTTGTGACCGAGTCCCGCAGCTGGAATCGCAAGGCCAATGACCAGGCCTGGGCCGCCTTCGCCCACGGTGGCGACGGTTCCACCCAGCCCTTCACCGACCGCGTCCCGGCCGGCATCATCTACATCGGCGACTCCCTGCTCAACGTCGGTTCGGCCTCCGCCGCCAACATCGGCGGCATCAACGGCAACATCGACCTGAACAGCAGCAACGTGCTTGTCTTCGACACCACCTGGAACTCCAACGTCGCCTTCGACAGCCCTTGGACCGTCCCCGCCAACCTCGACCCGATGTTCAGCGATGACTTCCCGGCCGATCAACCGAGTTACTACCAGAACTCCAACCCGGCCAACTACGTCGGCTGGCGTCAACAGGGCCTCTACATGTGGAGCTACGACAACGGTGCTGACCCGCGCCTCGTCACCTCCGCCCGTCTTGGCCAACGTGAGACCGAGTCCACCGCCATCTCCTGGCAGGGCTTTCTCTGGAACGACGCCATCGTCACCACCCTCGGCTGGCGCTCGGATGAAGTGAAGAGCCGCGACGACACCGCTCGCGCCTCCGGCTACCGTGCCACCCTCAACCTGACCCCCGGTCAGGGCAGCGACTACGGCCTGCCGACCGACTACGCTCCGGACCGCATCCTCGAGGATGAGTCCATCAGCGGTGGCATCGTGCTCCACGTCAACCGCCTCTTCGGTGACCGCGATCCTCTGCCCCTCAATGTCAGCCTCACCTACAACAAGTCCTCCAACTTCGAAGTGGGTAACGTGCGCAATGACATCTACGGCAACCCGATCGATAACCCGAGCGGCGAGACCAAGGACTACGGTATCCTCCTCTCCACCAAGGACGGCCGCTTCAGCCTCCGCGCTGTGAAGTATGAGTCCTCCGTGAAGCTGGATCGCACCGACCTCAGCTCGTGGAACATCGGTTCCACCGTCTCCAACGGCCTCATGTGGCGGAACATCTTCCTCTACGACCTGAGCGCCTACGACTGGAGCACCCGCGACCAATACAGCTATCGTAACCACGCTTCCAACGCCTTCCCCATCGATGGCGATCCGAGCCTCCCGTATCACGTGGAGGAATACTCCCCCGAGGAGCTCGCACTGGAAGACCAGATGATCGGTCGCTGGAATGAGATCCAAGCTTGGCTCGACTCCAAGGGCTTCTTCGAGGCCTGGAACTTCGAGCCGGTCGCCCTCTCCGACCTCACCCTCCGTTCCATCTACGAAGCGGATCCCGCGGCCCACACTCCGTCGGACACCAGCCGTGTGACCACCTACTCCCCGTCGGCTCCGGCCAACTTCGCCGTCACCGCCGACACCCTCACCAAGGGTTACGAGTTTGAGCTCACCGCGAACCCCACGCCCAACTGGCGCGTCGCGTTCAACGCTTCTCAGACCAAAGCCTACCGCAACAACGTCGGTGGTGAGACCATCAACGAATGGGTCGAATACATGGACTCCATGCTCCTCGATTCCACCGCCTCCAACGGTTACAGCCCGGCCGGCAACCTGCCGCGTTGGGGTGGCCTCGGTGGCGCCATCGGCCCGAGCATCTACGCGCCGTGGCGCGCGGAATACGTCCGCATGAAGCTCCAGGAAGGCACCGCCGTCCCCGAGCTGCGTGAATGGAGCTTCCGCTTCGTCACCAACTACACCTTCAAGGAAGGCTTCCTGAAGGACGTCAGCGTCGGCGGCAGCTACCGTTGGCAGGACGAGGTCGCCATCGGCTATCCGCTGGTGCCGATCGACGCCGCCACCTACGGCTTCGACCTCGACAACCCGATCATGGGCCCGTCCGAGGACGCCATCGACCTGTGGGCCAGCTACTCCCGCAAGCTCACCGAAAAGATCGACTGGAAGATCCAGCTCAACGTTCGCAACGCGTTTGCCGGCAAGGAGCTGATCCCCGTCTCGATCCAACCGGACAATTCCACGATTGCCGGTGTGCGTATCGCCCCGTCGCAGGATTGGTTCCTCACCAACACCTTCTCGTTCTAA
- a CDS encoding RNA polymerase sigma factor — MPSAPDKDRWFREELVAHTEPLRRWLQGRYPSIIDADNIVQETITRVWRERVFGHVTSPQAMLYTTARNLAIDQLRRHRIAPMEYMAEIADLPVFDTEPSPSEAAARNQELELLTAAIQSLPDKCRQVLTLRKIYGLSQKEIAAHLGISENTVESQIGNGMRRIAKYLAHEGLA; from the coding sequence ATGCCCTCTGCTCCCGATAAAGACCGCTGGTTTCGCGAAGAACTGGTGGCTCACACCGAGCCGCTGCGTCGCTGGCTGCAAGGACGCTACCCCTCGATCATCGATGCGGACAACATCGTGCAGGAGACGATCACCCGTGTCTGGCGCGAGCGCGTGTTTGGCCATGTCACCTCGCCTCAGGCGATGCTCTACACCACTGCCCGCAACCTCGCCATCGACCAATTGCGCCGCCATCGCATTGCCCCGATGGAATATATGGCGGAAATCGCCGACTTGCCCGTCTTTGATACGGAGCCTTCACCTTCCGAAGCCGCCGCCCGCAATCAAGAACTCGAACTCCTCACCGCCGCCATTCAATCGCTGCCCGACAAGTGCCGCCAGGTTCTCACCCTGCGCAAGATCTACGGCCTCTCCCAAAAGGAGATCGCTGCGCACCTCGGCATCTCGGAAAACACCGTCGAATCGCAGATCGGCAACGGCATGCGACGCATCGCCAAATACCTCGCTCACGAGGGCCTCGCCTAG
- a CDS encoding PAS domain-containing protein, with amino-acid sequence MSVSPPVFSPLPEHTRHHEQLISTLPCAVYDYVLWPDGRSCFTYISPQCADMFELSAESIMADSRRLWALVHEDDLNRLQSEDFAARRSGRGFQSEIRIVLPSGRTKWMQLTSRPGTRFLEGQEIWSGVILDITDRKLVEAERDQLLEELRDALNQVKTLSGFLPICASCKKIRDDGGYWTQLEAYISEHSEAEFSHGICPDCADRFMAEFRETIATETRSRRGQDVESQ; translated from the coding sequence ATGTCTGTTTCGCCTCCTGTTTTTTCTCCCCTGCCTGAACACACCCGACACCACGAGCAGCTGATCAGCACCCTGCCCTGCGCAGTCTACGACTACGTGCTTTGGCCCGATGGACGCAGTTGTTTCACCTACATCAGCCCGCAATGTGCCGACATGTTTGAACTCTCCGCCGAGAGCATCATGGCCGACAGTCGACGGCTGTGGGCATTGGTGCATGAAGACGACCTGAACCGCCTGCAGTCGGAGGATTTCGCCGCTCGCAGATCCGGCCGGGGCTTTCAATCCGAGATCAGAATAGTTCTCCCCTCTGGCCGCACCAAGTGGATGCAACTCACCTCCCGACCCGGCACCCGCTTCCTTGAGGGCCAGGAAATCTGGAGCGGAGTGATTCTGGACATCACCGATCGCAAACTGGTCGAAGCGGAGCGCGACCAACTCCTCGAGGAGCTGCGCGATGCCCTCAACCAGGTAAAAACGTTGAGCGGCTTTTTGCCCATCTGCGCCTCGTGTAAAAAAATCCGCGACGACGGAGGTTATTGGACTCAACTGGAGGCCTACATCAGCGAACACTCTGAGGCCGAGTTCTCCCACGGGATCTGCCCCGATTGTGCCGATCGCTTCATGGCGGAGTTTCGGGAAACCATCGCGACCGAGACGCGTTCGCGACGCGGACAGGATGTTGAGTCCCAATAG